In the genome of Massilia sp. W12, the window TTTGCACCTGCACCCCGCCGCACCAAGGCAAAAACTCGGGGTAGGATTCAACATCCCCGACTAAACGATACATCTGTTCAGCGCTATAGCCGAGCAGCACCGATTTGTGTACGACTGCCATTGCCTGCTTTCTTCTGATGGGTTATGTCCCATTCGGTTGATCCGGTATTCACTTTACGACAAGCCGCAGGCGCGCCTGCGGTTTGCGTTATCATTGCATTTTGCCCGGGCGCACATGGCGCTTATCTGTCGCCCGCGCCGGGCTGCATGCCCATTTTGCAGAAGTTTAACCCAGCTGCCACGATTTTCCATCTCATGACCATTATTGATAACAGAAAAGCCTTTCACGATTACTTCATCGAAGAAAGGTATGAAGCCGGCCTGGTGTTACAGGGCTGGGAAGTGAAGTCGATCCGCGCCGGGCGGGTGCAGTTAAAAGAAGCGTATGTGATTGTCAACAAGGCTGAAATCTTTTTATTCGGCTGCCATATCAGCCCCTTGAACACGGCCTCCACCCACATTCACCCGGAGCCGGTGCGCACCCGCAAGCTGCTCTTGCATGAGGCGGAAATCTCGAAATTGATCGGCAAGGTTGAGCGCGCCGGCTATACCCTGGTGCCGCTGAATTTGCATTACAAGGGCGGGCGCATCAAGTGCGAAGTCGGCTTGGCCAAGGGCAAAAAGCTGCATGACAAGCGTGAAAGCGAGAAAGAACGCGACAGCAAGCGCGAAGTGGCGCAGGCGATGAAGCAAAACCGGCGCTGAAACATTACCTCGCCACAATAAAAAACGGGGCGCATCGCACCCCGT includes:
- the smpB gene encoding SsrA-binding protein SmpB, producing MTIIDNRKAFHDYFIEERYEAGLVLQGWEVKSIRAGRVQLKEAYVIVNKAEIFLFGCHISPLNTASTHIHPEPVRTRKLLLHEAEISKLIGKVERAGYTLVPLNLHYKGGRIKCEVGLAKGKKLHDKRESEKERDSKREVAQAMKQNRR